The DNA window ACTCCCTGTGGAATTCCGTACTGTTTTGCGTGCCTGCTGATAATTTTTAGTCATGCTTTGAATAACTCTTACATTTAACACATGACATTAACCAAAATATGTAAGAGCATTCTAGTTATTCTCAGTCGAGTGTTTTGTCCTCAAGCATCAAACCAAAGAAACTAAAGTAATCAAGCAAATCCATTCATTAAGGCAGTCAAACAAGAAAGTTTTCTTTTCCAAAGGATCATGTTAccgattaattttattatcctGGTTGCTtggaatcaaatttaattattacacaAGAGATCcaaaagaaaaccaagaaagGTGAAATCTCATTGGATCGAATGGTACCTTTATTGTTGAATCAAATGTGCTTCTGGGGTTAAATGGACTAAAATCTGTTCTCTtgtaacaataaatatatattataaaatgctgCCCACTTCACAAAAGGGCATTTGGTCTAGTGGTATGATTCTCGCTTAGGGTGCGAGAGGTCCCGAGTTCAATTCTCGGAATGCCCCAGTTTTGTGccgtttatttttactttctaaGATTCATTTGGGCCTACGAGAGCCGGCAAACTTTAGACGGTACTGATAATAAAGCCCAGACAGACAGCTTCTGCACGAAACAATATTTAgctatttatttcctttttcaaaataatggaATCATCATGATTGACCGACCGTATATGGATTTTAAGAGAAATTCTAATAATCCTTTTGtttctaattcaattttattaacgGAGTTTAACGATCCATTCCATTTTCACGTTAATTTACAGTTATTCAAATTCATCTGTGCATGTCAAatctaatcaattttttctatgCAATTAAGTTTAgatttgagatttaaaaaaaaatgtattagtTGTTGCCTAAAAGAGCcagaaatttataatttttctttagatATAGCATAAAAACagtaatgtatttatatttaatttaatgtaataaaattattgttttctttctaaacaaataataataataatgggtgGAGAGAAATATCGTTATTGATCCAAAAGCCGTGAAGACGGCTTTAAAAGACCCGAGATCTTTACAATTTTGGTCCTTTGAATCCATCTGAAATTCAAGAATGCCAAGTTCTGGACTTGCTCACTACTCGAGCTTTGAATTGATGATGCATTGGCTTCATCTAACCACAATATGGTATATATAATCAAGGCTGTTGACTATAGTTTTGCTGAGACATTATAGTAATTGACTAGAgtagtatatatatttaacaCTCAACAATATTCAATTCCTTGATGATTTTAACGAGTATATACTGTCATCAATCCCAGCCTCTCTTGGTTCACCATAGCTATAAATTTGTTCTCCAAATTCATCCAAGAATCAAGACTAAAATGCCATGCAATGTAACCGCCAAAACACATTTGATTCAACAACAAAGCTGGTCTCCTTCAATATTCCAATATATATAGTTCAAGATACATCAAACTTCAACTGAAGTTTTCAAACAGAAACCAATCTTGCAGATTAGTAAAGCAACTCCAACCAAGAACacatgcacacacacacacacagagacaTCCTACTCAGAGAGGTAAACATTGAAATGCATTATGGTATCTACACCATCAGTTGTGTGCTGATCCACTTGTGGAAGAGTCTCAACAGTAGCATACCCTTTTGCATTCTCATACTTTCCAGTGCCACCAATCACTGCAATCTGTGAATCGGTTGTTGCTGTTCTGTGTACCCCAAAGAAACTAATAGTATCTTCAACATCACCATGATTTTCTCCACCATGTAATAACACTGTAAATGCCATTGTATGGCTAGTACCATCCATTGAACTAGCCAAGTAAAATCCCTGTGCCTTCCCAATCACAGCAGAACCCAACTCATGTCCTTCTGTTAATTCGTTATCAACGACTGTGATAGAGCCAAACATGAGCTGTTGTAGTGCGGACCCAGCTGGGAGATTGCCCGCGGTGACAAAAGGCTGGTTGTTGCCATTGGCAacattgttgttgttgcctGTGTTTTGTAGGAATGTGTTAGTTTGGGTACCAGTCAGGCCTGTAAGGAGTGGAGCGTTGTTTGGGTTTATGAGGTTGTTAAGGTTGTTAATGTTGATCAGTGGGGTCCCACCTTGGAGTGGGAAAAAGTTGTTGTTTGGCTGGGAGAAAGGAATGCCATTGATTTCAGTGCGGGCGATGATCCCGGTCACGATTCTATTTGATGGGTGGGTTCCTCCTAGGATGTCATGCATGAAGAAGGACAACGGAGGAGAAGTGGTAGCGGTGGTGGTTTGTGAGCCAGCAGGTTTTGCTACGGTGGCACTCGTGGCCACTAATGGGGCTGGCCCACTTGGTggtgtggtggtggtgatgggaCCTGCAGGTAGTGGTGCTGCTACTCTGACTGGAGAAGCTACTGGTGCTGTACCATCATCAACCGGTGTTACCGCATCAGCAACTGGTGCTGCCACAGCAGTGTCAGGGACTACAGTTTCATCTGGAAGTGGAGGGTCTGCTTCGCCATCTTCAACTGTGGAGGGAGTGGTCGCTTGGAATTGGCCACTTGGCAATGTAGTCGTAGGAGCTGGGACTGCTGTTGTCGCCGGAGGGCCAACAACAGCTGGATATTCGGGTTCTACCCCATCAAGGATTCTTGCCGAGTTGGCACAGGAGAGAGTCATAGCAATCAAGAAAAAACAGACAATTGCCTTGAGTGATGTAGTGGTAACAAAGAGGAGTCTAGCCATCTTGGGTTTCGATTCTGTGAAAGAGCTAAGTATTGCTCAAGAGGATTGAAGAATGATTCTGATGCTAGAGGAGGAGTCTATTGTGGTTATATATAGTTAAAGGAAACTCCAGTGAGAAGTGGAACTGATATAGTGGAGTTGGAGCATACCTTCTATTAAGTTGAGTGTTCTGGTTGTGATACCAAATTCCTATTTCATATTTTGACGTGGGCATGAATTGGTGCAGGTGACTTCTAGTTACAATTTGGTGTACCAGATCACAAAGGGAAGTTGTGAGCTTCCTATAGCAAAACCAAATGTGGTGTGTATGCTTCTTTTCGAAAGAAAGGCATGGGTCGCTTGGTTTAGGTGCCTTTCtacttttaatatttgggaGCAGGTACTCTATTATGCAGGATAATTGGGCAGTTAAGGTGGGATTTCTCTCTGGCATTACATGCTAGGTTGCTGCTTGGTGTAAATTATATTCACAATCTTAATCCTGGCAAGGATCAGAAACTACCTGCATTAAGGTTTGGCTAAATAGGGATTCAATTTtgaaataacatgaaaataGTCAATGCTACATTTTTCAGTCCATTAACTGAAAACGAGTTTCCGACATCTTCTTGACACCCTACCATCTTAACTGAAACCATTGAGATTTAGTACAGCACTTGGTTATCTGGTGGTGGTAAAGAGGGCAATGAAGGTCATGTCCAACAGGAAATTGATTGCCTTTTGCGGCATCTCAAGATTAGTCCTTAGAAGCAGGTTGTGAAATGGATTTTGCTTTCTTAATGTTGAGCATCCGGATTCGAACTCATTGACAGATGTAAGAGCAAACAGATAAAGCTGAAACAGCAGTTAACATTTTCTATTTCTGGACCTAACTTGTTATGATTGTGATGAGATGACTTGAACTAGCCCAGAATTATCTATTAGAGTTTGTCTTGCCACACTGCAACTCGATTATAGAAAGGTGATGGACACTGTAACAATGGTAAAGAGCCCATTATATGGAAGTGACTGGTAAAGCAATTGCGCTGCTGCTGATAAATCGCTATGAATTCATAACGTGACCACCACTGCAATTTCCATTTTCCATTGGTCTGGAAGCAAAAAATCCTTCTGTTTCCACAACAGTTAGGAACCCATTTGGGAAAACAAGATGGATCACCCCGTTTTATGGTTGTCCGGAACCATTGACGATCTTTTCTTTAATAGGTGATGGTTTCCATAATTAACAGTTTTTTAAGGAACAACAAAAGAGTAAGTGGGGATCATGATTTCCTTGTAACATTCTTTTGACTTATATATATCACTtgtgacaaaataaaataaaatcatatatgatATCGTAGTACAGATCTGTAAGAGTTTTACTAGCTTAGATAAACATTGAATAGAAGATTTCCTTTTGTTCTGTTTTCTTCCCCTGCAGTACTCTTAGAACCAACACCAACCGCCTTGATCACAGCATAGCCATTGGCACTGTGATACTTCCCAGTGCCACCAATGACTGCAATATGAGACTCAGGCACGTCTGTCTTATGCACACCAAAAAATCTCAACCCATCCTTGTACTTATTCTTCACAAACTTTACTGTCATTGCCATCATGTGGCTAGTTCCATCTTCTGAGCTAGCAACGGACAACCCTTGTGCTTTTCCAACCACCAATGATCCATAAACAAATAAGTCCTCATCAATTTCTGTTACACTTCCAAATTCCAACTCTTGCAAGGTAGCTCTAGCCGGAAATGATAGGCCAATGTTAGAAACGTCAAGTGTTTGTGTTGACAACCCAGTACCGGAAACTGCTGGGTTGGGTTGCTGTAAAGGGATGCCTCCACTCGGAGGAAAATAGCCTAGAGGTTTGGGAAATGGTATCTGGCTAGTAACTTTAGCTGTTGCAGGCTTTGGTAAGGGGTGTGTCACATTCAACACATTTTGCATTAGGAAAGTAATTTTCTTGTggtggttgtggtggtggtgctggCCAGGACTTGAATTGCCAAGGGTTCGAGCGAAGGATGATCGGTTGATGATATTCATGCAAAGGAGCAAGCCAACCAAGCTCATCATGGAAGGAAGCTTACCCGTTTTCATATTGTGAACTTGTGATTAAATTTAAACTCTGGTGACCAACATTGATCATTTATAAGCTAGAAGAAAAGGGAGAATTAGCaatgttgagagagagagggagggagggaagtGGGTTAGGCTTCTTGTAGTTGGAGCAGGTAGGTTATGATCTGAGAGTGACGTTGTTGGGTTAGTCATGTGGTGTCTTTTTGTGATAGTAAAAgatttttctcataaaaaaatgacGATGatgaataaatgtttttattttcggTCACTGATTCACATTCGTTGTCGTATCTTACCATaatgttttcctaaaaaataagatgaattaattaataaaaatcaatcgcAATATGctttagtaaaataatattagtatttcc is part of the Populus alba chromosome 10, ASM523922v2, whole genome shotgun sequence genome and encodes:
- the LOC118059890 gene encoding dirigent protein 24, producing the protein MARLLFVTTTSLKAIVCFFLIAMTLSCANSARILDGVEPEYPAVVGPPATTAVPAPTTTLPSGQFQATTPSTVEDGEADPPLPDETVVPDTAVAAPVADAVTPVDDGTAPVASPVRVAAPLPAGPITTTTPPSGPAPLVATSATVAKPAGSQTTTATTSPPLSFFMHDILGGTHPSNRIVTGIIARTEINGIPFSQPNNNFFPLQGGTPLININNLNNLINPNNAPLLTGLTGTQTNTFLQNTGNNNNVANGNNQPFVTAGNLPAGSALQQLMFGSITVVDNELTEGHELGSAVIGKAQGFYLASSMDGTSHTMAFTVLLHGGENHGDVEDTISFFGVHRTATTDSQIAVIGGTGKYENAKGYATVETLPQVDQHTTDGVDTIMHFNVYLSE
- the LOC118059777 gene encoding dirigent protein 25-like; the encoded protein is MKTGKLPSMMSLVGLLLCMNIINRSSFARTLGNSSPGQHHHHNHHKKITFLMQNVLNVTHPLPKPATAKVTSQIPFPKPLGYFPPSGGIPLQQPNPAVSGTGLSTQTLDVSNIGLSFPARATLQELEFGSVTEIDEDLFVYGSLVVGKAQGLSVASSEDGTSHMMAMTVKFVKNKYKDGLRFFGVHKTDVPESHIAVIGGTGKYHSANGYAVIKAVGVGSKSTAGEENRTKGNLLFNVYLS